The proteins below are encoded in one region of Paenibacillus sp. YYML68:
- a CDS encoding N-acetyl sugar amidotransferase, with product MIKYCTKCVMPDTKPDLHLDEHGVCNACRSFEGRKEVDWSKRKQELLEIVDRYKSKDGSNWDCIVPVSGGKDSTYQVIRMLQLGLNPLCVTSTTCHLSDIGRHNIENIKNMGVDYVEFSPNPVVRRKMNRIGLTQVGDISWPEHVGIFTIPVKAAVQYKVPLIVWGENSQNEYGGPAAAAENNILTRRWLEEFGGLLGLRVSDLVGMDGIQTKDLIAYTYPTDEELREVGVTGIFLGHYIPWDGYSNALLSQAHGFVTTKHTVEGSIVNYENLDNYQTGIHDYFKYLKFGFGRATDIACLHVRRGRITRDDAIELVRKHDGKFPWTYLGKPLEEILAPLDMTVDEFIKVCDRFTNKKIFEKDARGNLLKDKHGNLTKVRYDNE from the coding sequence ATGATTAAATACTGTACAAAGTGTGTAATGCCAGATACGAAGCCTGACCTGCACTTGGATGAGCATGGTGTTTGTAATGCGTGCAGAAGCTTCGAAGGACGGAAAGAGGTTGACTGGTCCAAGAGAAAACAAGAATTGCTTGAGATCGTTGATCGCTATAAATCTAAAGACGGAAGCAACTGGGACTGTATTGTTCCTGTTAGTGGTGGCAAGGACAGTACGTATCAAGTTATTCGGATGCTTCAGCTTGGCTTAAATCCATTATGTGTTACCTCGACTACGTGTCATCTATCTGATATTGGTCGACATAACATTGAGAACATTAAGAACATGGGTGTTGACTATGTGGAGTTCTCACCTAATCCTGTCGTTCGTAGAAAGATGAATCGAATTGGATTAACGCAGGTTGGGGACATATCTTGGCCAGAGCATGTAGGTATTTTCACTATTCCGGTTAAAGCAGCTGTTCAGTACAAGGTGCCGTTGATCGTGTGGGGTGAGAACTCTCAGAATGAATATGGCGGCCCAGCGGCGGCGGCGGAGAACAATATCCTAACCAGAAGATGGCTTGAGGAATTTGGTGGGTTACTAGGGCTTCGCGTCTCCGACTTAGTTGGTATGGATGGTATTCAAACTAAGGATCTTATCGCTTATACGTATCCAACTGATGAGGAGCTTCGAGAGGTTGGAGTTACAGGGATCTTCCTAGGTCATTACATTCCGTGGGATGGTTACTCCAATGCTCTATTGTCTCAGGCACACGGATTTGTGACGACTAAGCATACTGTTGAAGGTTCTATTGTTAATTATGAGAATTTAGATAACTATCAGACAGGGATTCACGATTACTTTAAATATTTAAAGTTCGGTTTCGGTCGTGCTACAGATATCGCATGTTTACATGTTCGTCGCGGGAGAATTACTAGAGATGACGCCATAGAACTTGTCCGAAAGCATGATGGAAAATTCCCTTGGACATATCTGGGCAAGCCGCTGGAAGAAATATTGGCACCGCTAGATATGACGGTAGATGAGTTTATCAAGGTCTGTGATCGTTTCACGAATAAGAAAATATTCGAGAAGGACGCTCGTGGAAATCTGCTGAAGGACAAGCACGGTAATCTGACTAAAGTAAGGTATGATAACGAATGA
- a CDS encoding glycosyltransferase family protein translates to MKTTVIIQARMGSSRLPGKVLMNLVDKPILAHVINRCKAIPLVDDIVVATTTDPADEVIADLVRSESVAVHRGSESHVLSRYYEAAIANQSDVVVRVTSDCPLLDPQVSNDVIRMFKEASSAQYCSNTLTRTFPQGLDTEVFSFDALEQAYRNADQAYEQEHVTPYIYQHDDQFRLLQYTHLKDYSHYRWTVDTAEDYQLVDQIYRELYRPGDIFSWQETIKLCESHPELVNMNAHIVQKKLGE, encoded by the coding sequence ATGAAAACCACTGTAATTATTCAAGCGAGAATGGGTTCTTCCCGACTGCCCGGCAAGGTTCTCATGAACTTAGTGGATAAGCCGATTCTGGCTCATGTCATTAATCGATGTAAGGCGATTCCGCTCGTAGATGATATCGTCGTTGCGACAACGACGGACCCAGCTGATGAAGTAATCGCTGACCTTGTGCGTTCAGAGTCTGTTGCTGTGCACCGAGGGAGTGAATCCCATGTGCTTAGCAGATACTATGAGGCAGCGATTGCTAATCAATCTGATGTCGTTGTTCGTGTAACTTCGGACTGTCCATTGCTAGACCCTCAGGTCTCTAACGACGTGATTCGAATGTTCAAGGAAGCATCTTCGGCTCAATATTGCAGTAATACATTGACACGAACTTTTCCTCAAGGCTTGGATACCGAGGTGTTTAGCTTCGATGCATTGGAGCAGGCCTATAGGAATGCTGATCAGGCTTATGAGCAGGAGCACGTAACGCCGTATATATATCAGCATGATGACCAATTCAGGCTTCTACAGTACACTCATCTCAAGGACTATTCCCATTATCGATGGACGGTTGATACTGCAGAAGATTATCAGCTCGTTGATCAGATCTATAGGGAACTGTATCGTCCTGGCGACATATTCTCTTGGCAAGAAACTATTAAGCTATGTGAGAGTCATCCCGAATTAGTGAATATGAATGCCCATATTGTTCAGAAGAAGCTCGGTGAATAG
- the pseH gene encoding UDP-4-amino-4,6-dideoxy-N-acetyl-beta-L-altrosamine N-acetyltransferase yields MEFEKSCELRPVSETDLLLLFQWRNSHRVQESMYSDQAITLDQHTTWFHRMLQRDDLAYYVFEYNGVPSGVVNFVQLDKINGKCSWGFYLGADDLPAGTGTKMCRLGLRKAFEELQMRKICGEAFAFNLASVKVHEKLGFQREGYYKEHVFKNGRYEDIVAFALFRDDFMSGERIADE; encoded by the coding sequence ATGGAATTCGAGAAAAGCTGTGAATTGCGGCCTGTCTCAGAAACAGACCTGCTTCTGCTATTTCAGTGGCGAAATTCTCATCGTGTACAGGAAAGCATGTACTCCGACCAGGCCATCACCCTAGACCAGCACACAACCTGGTTCCACCGCATGCTTCAACGTGACGACCTCGCCTATTACGTATTCGAATATAACGGAGTACCGAGCGGTGTTGTGAATTTTGTGCAACTGGATAAAATAAATGGGAAGTGCAGTTGGGGATTTTATCTAGGTGCAGACGATTTACCTGCCGGTACGGGAACGAAGATGTGCCGACTAGGCTTGAGGAAGGCGTTCGAGGAGCTTCAGATGAGGAAGATTTGTGGTGAAGCGTTCGCGTTTAACTTAGCTAGTGTCAAAGTTCACGAGAAGCTTGGCTTCCAGAGAGAAGGCTACTACAAAGAGCATGTGTTTAAAAATGGACGCTATGAAGATATTGTAGCGTTCGCGCTCTTTAGAGATGATTTCATGTCAGGGGAGAGAATAGCAGATGAATGA
- the pseG gene encoding UDP-2,4-diacetamido-2,4,6-trideoxy-beta-L-altropyranose hydrolase produces MNIWIRVDSSSLIGTGHVMRCLTLAKELSSHGASVTFMCRSLSGNIQHVIRLQGFRVLSMDPYIENELFDWSEDASLSKQLLLLADSQVDWLIVDHYQIDYQWERVIRLHVNKLLVIDDLANRQHVCDLLLDQNYYDNASKRYNGLIPPACVRFLGPQYSLLRTEFKEARQHLKQRTGHINRVLVFYGGSDPTNETQKTLEALRQAAEPDWHIDVVVGVANPRRNEIEEYCLKWNQAKFHCQVTYMAKLMADADLAIGAGGTATWERMFLGLPSITVIVADNQKETTEALAKKELIWCLGASYEVTVQKMSSLIEELKSKPEELALISLKGLQFIKFHTESSLSQVAQYILGVEP; encoded by the coding sequence TTGAACATATGGATTCGTGTCGATTCCTCCTCATTAATTGGTACTGGCCATGTGATGAGATGTTTAACTTTGGCAAAAGAATTGTCATCGCATGGTGCCAGTGTTACATTCATGTGCAGAAGCTTGTCGGGGAATATTCAACATGTGATTCGACTTCAAGGATTTCGAGTTCTCAGTATGGATCCATACATAGAAAACGAGCTATTTGATTGGAGCGAAGATGCCTCATTATCAAAACAGCTACTATTACTTGCGGACTCACAGGTAGATTGGCTGATTGTCGATCATTATCAAATCGATTACCAGTGGGAGCGGGTCATCCGACTTCATGTGAACAAGCTACTGGTTATTGATGATCTAGCAAACCGACAACATGTTTGTGACCTATTGCTTGATCAAAATTATTACGATAATGCTTCGAAAAGATATAACGGTCTGATTCCACCAGCTTGTGTTCGGTTTCTCGGTCCACAATATTCTTTACTGAGAACGGAGTTCAAAGAAGCCCGTCAACATCTTAAACAGCGAACAGGTCATATCAACCGTGTATTGGTCTTCTATGGGGGATCTGACCCTACGAATGAAACGCAGAAGACGCTAGAAGCTCTCAGGCAAGCTGCAGAGCCAGATTGGCATATTGATGTAGTCGTTGGGGTCGCAAACCCAAGGAGAAATGAGATTGAGGAATATTGCCTGAAGTGGAATCAAGCTAAGTTTCATTGTCAAGTGACCTACATGGCAAAGCTTATGGCGGACGCGGATTTAGCGATTGGAGCTGGAGGCACAGCTACATGGGAGAGAATGTTCCTTGGACTTCCATCGATTACCGTCATTGTTGCTGACAACCAAAAAGAAACGACGGAAGCGTTAGCGAAAAAGGAACTCATATGGTGTCTAGGAGCTTCTTATGAAGTAACCGTTCAGAAGATGTCATCATTAATAGAAGAGCTCAAAAGTAAGCCTGAAGAGCTGGCGCTCATTAGCTTGAAGGGGCTACAGTTCATAAAGTTTCATACCGAATCGAGCTTGTCTCAAGTCGCTCAGTACATTCTGGGGGTGGAACCATAA
- the pseC gene encoding UDP-4-amino-4,6-dideoxy-N-acetyl-beta-L-altrosamine transaminase produces the protein MDKLALHGGKPVRDKLLPYGSQSIDDADIQAVVAALQSDYLTQGPKIAEFERAVAAAAGTEYAVAFCNGTAALHAACFAAGIGPGDEVITSPLTFAASSNCVLYVGGTPVFADVDANTYLLDLNEVEKKLTPRTKALIPVDFTGQPVHMQQYKTFCQQHGLILIQDAAHSLGGAYDGSPVGSIADMTMFSFHPVKPVTTGEGGVIVTHNRHYYERLMMFRTHGITRNADQFVHESEGPWYYEMQELGYNYRITDLQAALGLSQMHRLSAFIDKRNELASLYDKLLEPIEVEGWARLPRVREDARSGWHLYILELQLPRLNVGRRTVFEALRAENIGVNVHYKPVYQLPYYEKLGYTGGLCPVAEALYETFITLPLFPKMTEQDVQDVCTAVHKVLSSFAKNISIPS, from the coding sequence ATGGATAAGTTAGCTCTGCACGGCGGGAAGCCTGTTCGGGACAAGCTTCTGCCATACGGCAGTCAGTCGATCGATGATGCGGATATACAAGCGGTGGTGGCAGCGCTTCAGAGCGATTATTTGACGCAAGGCCCTAAGATCGCGGAGTTCGAACGAGCTGTTGCCGCGGCAGCTGGCACAGAATACGCAGTCGCCTTCTGCAACGGTACGGCAGCACTTCATGCAGCGTGCTTCGCGGCGGGCATTGGTCCGGGGGATGAGGTTATTACGTCTCCCTTGACCTTCGCAGCGAGCTCCAACTGTGTATTGTATGTAGGTGGCACGCCGGTATTCGCAGACGTGGATGCAAATACGTACTTGCTCGACTTGAACGAGGTGGAGAAGAAGCTGACGCCACGTACCAAGGCGCTTATTCCGGTAGACTTCACTGGGCAGCCTGTTCATATGCAGCAGTATAAGACGTTCTGTCAGCAGCATGGTCTTATCCTCATCCAGGATGCAGCGCATTCACTCGGTGGGGCATACGACGGTAGTCCTGTCGGCTCGATTGCCGATATGACGATGTTCAGCTTTCACCCTGTGAAGCCGGTCACAACCGGTGAAGGTGGCGTGATCGTAACCCACAACCGTCATTACTATGAACGACTGATGATGTTCCGCACACACGGAATTACGCGTAACGCGGACCAATTCGTGCACGAGAGCGAAGGACCTTGGTACTACGAGATGCAGGAGCTGGGCTACAATTATCGGATAACTGACCTACAGGCGGCACTTGGCTTAAGTCAGATGCACCGGCTCTCAGCCTTCATAGACAAGCGTAATGAGCTTGCATCGCTGTATGACAAGCTACTGGAACCGATCGAAGTGGAAGGCTGGGCGCGGCTCCCACGCGTACGCGAGGACGCGAGATCTGGCTGGCATCTCTACATATTGGAGCTTCAACTTCCCCGCCTGAATGTAGGCCGTCGAACGGTATTCGAGGCACTCCGAGCTGAGAACATCGGGGTGAACGTACATTACAAGCCCGTGTATCAGCTGCCGTATTATGAGAAGCTCGGCTATACAGGCGGTCTGTGTCCGGTTGCCGAAGCGCTCTATGAGACGTTCATCACTCTCCCTTTATTCCCGAAGATGACAGAGCAGGATGTTCAGGATGTGTGCACTGCGGTACATAAGGTGCTGTCGTCTTTCGCGAAAAATATAAGCATTCCATCATAA
- the hisH gene encoding imidazole glycerol phosphate synthase subunit HisH, with the protein MSVVIIDYGMGNLGSVARALEECGADVVISDRPEDLHSASHIILPGVGAFTEGMSNIYSGGWVPAIEIAVKQDNIPVLGICLGMQLLADVGYEGGETKGLGLVKGQVRLLTSTSQERIPHVGWNEISKRTDSPLFASIPDRSDFYFVHSYHFEVNDQSQVETVTPYCGSFVSSVRAGNVYGVQFHPEKSQRSGFQLLRNFLSL; encoded by the coding sequence ATGAGTGTTGTGATCATTGATTACGGTATGGGGAACCTGGGGTCTGTAGCTAGAGCTTTAGAGGAGTGCGGCGCTGATGTAGTCATCTCGGATCGTCCTGAGGACCTTCATAGCGCTTCTCACATCATATTGCCTGGTGTAGGGGCTTTTACCGAGGGGATGTCTAATATCTATTCAGGCGGCTGGGTGCCTGCTATTGAAATTGCAGTCAAGCAAGACAATATTCCCGTATTAGGCATTTGCCTTGGTATGCAGCTTCTAGCTGATGTTGGCTATGAAGGTGGAGAAACGAAAGGCTTAGGCTTGGTGAAGGGCCAGGTTCGATTATTGACATCAACAAGTCAGGAGAGAATACCGCATGTAGGGTGGAACGAGATCAGCAAGAGAACAGACAGCCCGTTGTTTGCATCCATTCCTGACCGTTCCGACTTCTATTTCGTGCATAGCTATCATTTCGAGGTGAATGATCAGAGTCAAGTTGAAACCGTAACCCCATACTGTGGGAGCTTTGTATCTTCGGTTAGAGCGGGGAACGTGTATGGCGTTCAGTTTCATCCTGAGAAAAGCCAGCGTTCGGGCTTCCAGCTCCTCAGAAATTTTCTTAGTCTCTAA
- a CDS encoding flagellar protein FlaG, with product MSSDFSIPNSNNKPVTVSKDYYVEPVAKSTEASSDFHQMNSVKELKSEELKGRKVTVGEEELIKAIEKANKALQGITTTFEFKIHEATREIMVKVLDKETGKVVRELPPEKVLDMVAKLWEKAGIIVDERR from the coding sequence ATGAGCTCGGATTTCTCTATACCAAACTCCAATAATAAGCCTGTTACGGTGTCCAAGGATTATTATGTTGAGCCAGTCGCGAAGTCTACGGAAGCTTCTTCGGACTTCCATCAAATGAATTCAGTGAAAGAATTGAAAAGCGAAGAGCTTAAGGGCCGCAAAGTCACTGTGGGTGAAGAAGAGCTCATTAAGGCGATCGAGAAAGCCAATAAAGCTCTGCAAGGCATTACGACGACGTTCGAGTTCAAGATTCACGAAGCGACAAGGGAAATTATGGTTAAGGTGCTAGATAAGGAAACTGGCAAGGTCGTTCGAGAGCTGCCGCCGGAGAAAGTGCTAGATATGGTTGCGAAGCTGTGGGAGAAGGCAGGCATCATCGTAGACGAGCGCCGCTAA
- a CDS encoding UDP-N-acetylglucosamine 4,6-dehydratase family protein, with protein sequence MSSMYRGKKILLIGGTGTIGQYLLKHLLEYEPAVIRIFSRDEHKQFEMQQQWGANANIRYLIGDIRDSQRVVRAMEGIDYVFHAAAMKHVPSCEYNPFEAVQTNVIGTQNVIQAAIETGVKKVLFTSTDKAISPTNAYGATKLTAERLISAAEYQKGPKATVFSSVRFGNVMGSRGSVIPLFKKQILENNSITVTDINMIRYMMTPSQAISLMLKANEIACGGEVFVLKMPIVRLSDLAEVMIEEVGKRYNIREDRIQVNNIGLRPGEKMYEELMTDDEYRYSLETDEMYIIPSYFAEEQVEYPFARKTEKLENRLLYEPPIHKETLRDWLLTEQLL encoded by the coding sequence ATGTCGAGTATGTATCGCGGCAAAAAAATATTGCTAATCGGTGGAACAGGAACAATTGGTCAGTATTTATTGAAGCATTTACTCGAATACGAACCGGCGGTTATACGAATATTTAGCCGAGATGAGCATAAGCAGTTCGAGATGCAACAACAGTGGGGAGCAAACGCGAATATACGCTATCTCATCGGTGATATTCGTGATTCACAGCGAGTTGTTCGTGCTATGGAGGGCATTGATTACGTGTTCCACGCCGCGGCAATGAAGCATGTACCTTCCTGTGAATATAACCCGTTCGAAGCGGTACAGACGAATGTCATTGGGACGCAAAACGTCATTCAGGCTGCTATTGAGACAGGTGTAAAAAAAGTGCTATTCACCAGTACCGATAAAGCGATCTCACCTACCAACGCTTACGGGGCTACTAAGCTCACGGCGGAAAGGTTAATTTCCGCGGCCGAGTACCAAAAAGGTCCTAAGGCAACCGTATTTTCCTCAGTTCGCTTCGGTAACGTCATGGGATCAAGGGGCTCCGTCATACCGCTATTTAAAAAACAGATTTTGGAGAACAATAGTATTACCGTAACGGATATCAATATGATCCGTTATATGATGACACCTTCACAAGCGATTTCACTCATGCTCAAAGCCAATGAGATTGCCTGCGGTGGTGAGGTCTTCGTCCTGAAGATGCCTATTGTTCGTTTGTCCGATCTTGCAGAGGTTATGATTGAAGAAGTAGGAAAACGCTATAACATACGTGAAGATCGCATTCAAGTGAATAATATCGGACTTAGACCGGGTGAAAAGATGTATGAGGAATTAATGACAGACGACGAGTACAGGTATTCACTTGAGACGGATGAGATGTATATTATTCCTTCTTACTTTGCGGAAGAGCAGGTGGAATATCCGTTCGCACGTAAGACGGAGAAGCTCGAGAACCGGTTATTATATGAACCGCCGATTCATAAAGAAACGTTGCGTGACTGGCTTCTGACTGAACAACTATTATAG
- a CDS encoding pseudaminic acid biosynthesis-associated methylase: protein MKTNQMDFWNGQFGSEYTDRNTYSYEELDGFYKAQFGVTRTEMNQEFLGGLSLATTLEAGCNVGNQLRCLQAMGFNGLYGIELQQYAVEKSKQLSRGINIIQGSLFDIPFKDSYFDMVFTSGVLIHISPDDIYKAIDEMYRVSNRYIWGFEYYAEAGYQEVQYRGNEDKLWKTNFMQLFLDRYPNLQVVKEKIYKYVQSDLVDQMYLLEKK from the coding sequence ATGAAAACAAACCAGATGGACTTTTGGAACGGTCAGTTCGGCAGTGAGTACACAGATCGTAATACGTATTCCTATGAGGAGCTGGACGGCTTCTATAAGGCGCAATTCGGTGTTACGCGTACCGAGATGAATCAAGAGTTCTTAGGAGGACTTAGTCTCGCGACAACACTTGAGGCAGGCTGTAACGTAGGTAATCAATTGAGATGCCTGCAAGCTATGGGGTTCAACGGATTGTATGGTATCGAGCTTCAACAATATGCGGTTGAGAAGTCGAAGCAACTATCCCGAGGGATTAACATCATCCAGGGCTCGTTGTTCGATATACCGTTCAAGGACTCATATTTTGATATGGTCTTCACAAGCGGTGTGCTGATTCACATCTCTCCTGATGATATTTATAAGGCTATTGATGAGATGTACCGTGTGTCTAACCGCTATATCTGGGGCTTTGAATATTATGCAGAAGCAGGGTATCAAGAGGTTCAATACCGCGGTAATGAGGACAAGCTGTGGAAGACAAATTTTATGCAGCTTTTCTTAGATCGATATCCTAATTTGCAGGTCGTGAAGGAGAAGATATATAAGTACGTACAGAGTGACCTCGTTGATCAGATGTACCTGCTAGAGAAGAAGTAA
- the pseI gene encoding pseudaminic acid synthase, giving the protein MNDIQVRQYTIGSNARPFIIAEMSGNHNQSLERALQIVEAAAQAGAHALKLQTYTAETMTLNLSHGEFFIDDPNSLWKGNSLYKLYQEAYTPWEWHKPIFDRCQELGMIGFSTPFDESAVDFLESLDVPLYKIASFENTDIPLIRKVAQTGKPMIISTGMASIAELDETVHAAREAGCNDLVLLKCTSTYPATPENTNITTIPHMKQLFQCQVGLSDHTMGVGTAVASVALGATVIEKHFTLRRADGGVDSTFSLEPEEMQSLVIETERAWQSLGRVSYGPTEKEKASLQYRRSLYISQDMKAGDVFSSDNLRAIRPGFGLAPKYLDQLLGKSVKKDVAKGTPVTWDLFV; this is encoded by the coding sequence ATGAATGATATTCAGGTTAGGCAATATACAATCGGCTCCAATGCCCGGCCCTTCATCATAGCCGAGATGTCAGGAAATCATAATCAGTCTCTGGAGCGTGCGCTGCAGATCGTGGAGGCCGCGGCTCAAGCAGGCGCACATGCGCTTAAGCTGCAGACGTATACCGCAGAGACGATGACGCTGAACTTGTCACACGGCGAGTTCTTCATCGATGACCCGAACAGCTTATGGAAGGGCAACTCGCTGTATAAGCTATACCAGGAAGCTTATACCCCGTGGGAGTGGCATAAACCGATCTTCGACCGGTGCCAAGAGCTCGGTATGATTGGCTTCAGTACACCGTTCGATGAGAGTGCTGTTGACTTTCTCGAGTCGCTGGATGTTCCTCTCTACAAAATCGCCTCCTTCGAGAATACGGATATTCCATTGATTCGCAAGGTGGCGCAGACCGGTAAGCCAATGATTATCTCGACGGGGATGGCTTCCATTGCCGAGCTCGACGAGACGGTTCACGCTGCGAGGGAAGCGGGCTGTAACGACCTCGTGTTGTTGAAGTGTACGAGCACGTACCCAGCTACACCGGAGAACACGAACATTACGACGATTCCTCACATGAAGCAGCTGTTCCAATGCCAAGTCGGTCTGTCTGATCATACGATGGGTGTCGGTACGGCTGTAGCTAGCGTAGCGCTAGGTGCAACTGTGATTGAGAAGCACTTCACCCTGCGCCGTGCGGACGGCGGTGTGGATTCGACTTTCTCTCTAGAGCCGGAAGAAATGCAGTCTCTCGTCATCGAGACGGAGCGGGCATGGCAGTCGCTCGGTCGGGTCAGCTACGGGCCTACGGAGAAGGAGAAGGCGTCCCTGCAATATCGCAGAAGCTTGTACATCTCCCAGGATATGAAGGCTGGCGATGTATTCTCTAGCGATAACCTTCGTGCGATTCGCCCAGGCTTCGGACTGGCGCCGAAATACTTGGATCAGCTGCTCGGCAAGAGCGTGAAGAAGGATGTTGCGAAGGGCACCCCGGTAACCTGGGATTTGTTCGTATAA
- the hisF gene encoding imidazole glycerol phosphate synthase subunit HisF, with protein MLKYRVIPTLLWKNVGLVKGVAFDSWRRVGTVLPAIKVYNTREVDELILLDITATAEDREPDYESVAEFSQECFVPLTVGGGIKHMDQITKLLRCGADKVAINSAAFSDPELIRAAAHRFGSQCIVASIDVKKRADGTYECYSGSGTLPMGVETIKWAQQLEKWGAGEILVTSIERDGTMEGYDLELVRLIADSVNIPVIASGGAGKYDDFLMAIQGGASAVAAASMFHFTEQTPKEAKEYLSQHQVPVRNYNVSKL; from the coding sequence TTGTTAAAATATCGAGTGATCCCAACGTTGCTATGGAAAAATGTTGGATTGGTCAAAGGTGTAGCCTTTGATAGTTGGAGGAGAGTGGGTACTGTTCTTCCTGCTATCAAAGTATATAACACCAGAGAAGTAGATGAATTGATCTTGCTGGACATTACGGCTACAGCGGAAGATCGGGAACCGGATTATGAGTCGGTTGCTGAATTTTCTCAAGAGTGCTTTGTGCCGCTTACAGTAGGTGGTGGTATCAAGCATATGGATCAAATTACAAAGCTGCTTCGGTGTGGTGCGGACAAGGTAGCTATTAATAGCGCTGCATTCTCAGACCCAGAGCTTATACGAGCGGCTGCCCATCGATTCGGTTCACAATGCATTGTTGCCAGTATTGACGTCAAGAAACGAGCCGATGGTACGTACGAGTGCTACAGTGGTTCTGGTACTCTCCCCATGGGGGTCGAGACTATCAAATGGGCGCAGCAGCTTGAGAAATGGGGCGCAGGGGAAATTCTGGTTACCTCTATAGAGCGTGATGGTACGATGGAGGGCTATGATCTAGAGTTAGTCCGACTAATAGCTGACAGCGTCAATATCCCTGTGATCGCTTCCGGAGGAGCGGGCAAATACGACGATTTTCTTATGGCGATTCAGGGCGGAGCTTCTGCGGTTGCTGCTGCGAGTATGTTTCACTTCACGGAGCAGACTCCGAAGGAAGCGAAAGAATATTTATCTCAGCACCAAGTTCCTGTGAGAAATTATAACGTGAGTAAACTCTAA
- a CDS encoding dTDP-glucose 4,6-dehydratase, with protein MNILLTGGAGFIGRWVALRLLNDGHHVWILDDLSNGQESNLDEFRSHPGLQAFIQGDIKDEALLEKLFHETKFDICYHLGASINVQDSIDDPRTTFNNDTVGTFYVMEQCRKHWVKVVFMSTCMVYDRCTDETGITELHPTKPASPYAGSKIAAENMVLSYYFAYGLPVVVIRPFNTYGPFQKTGGEGGVVAIFINNKLAGKDLHIYGEGTQTRDLLFVDDCARFVVEAGYSNKVDGQIVNAGLGRDISVNDLALLVVGEASRIKHVEHIHPQSEIQKLLCNYSKAKELLGWEPQVTLEEGIARTEAWIKGRLVH; from the coding sequence ATGAACATTTTGTTAACAGGCGGCGCAGGCTTCATTGGACGTTGGGTGGCGCTTCGACTATTGAACGACGGTCATCACGTATGGATCTTAGACGACTTATCTAACGGTCAGGAGAGCAATCTGGACGAATTCCGGAGCCATCCTGGCCTTCAGGCGTTTATCCAAGGCGATATTAAGGACGAGGCCTTGCTCGAGAAGCTATTCCATGAGACGAAGTTCGATATTTGCTACCACCTCGGTGCGTCGATTAATGTTCAGGACTCGATCGATGATCCGCGCACGACCTTCAACAATGATACGGTAGGTACATTCTATGTGATGGAGCAGTGCCGCAAGCACTGGGTCAAGGTCGTATTCATGAGCACCTGCATGGTGTACGATCGTTGCACTGATGAGACGGGCATTACGGAGCTTCATCCGACGAAGCCTGCGTCCCCTTATGCCGGGTCGAAGATTGCCGCGGAGAACATGGTGCTTTCTTATTACTTTGCCTACGGATTGCCTGTTGTCGTCATTCGTCCGTTCAACACGTACGGTCCGTTCCAGAAGACAGGGGGCGAAGGAGGTGTCGTGGCGATCTTCATCAATAATAAGCTCGCTGGTAAGGATCTTCATATCTATGGTGAAGGAACACAGACGCGGGACCTCTTGTTCGTCGACGATTGCGCAAGGTTCGTCGTGGAAGCAGGCTATTCCAATAAGGTAGATGGACAGATCGTCAACGCGGGGCTAGGTCGGGATATTTCCGTGAATGATCTGGCGCTACTGGTCGTAGGGGAAGCGTCTCGTATTAAGCATGTGGAGCATATTCATCCTCAGAGCGAAATCCAGAAGCTGCTGTGCAACTACTCCAAGGCGAAGGAGCTGCTAGGCTGGGAGCCTCAGGTGACGCTGGAAGAGGGAATTGCGAGAACAGAGGCTTGGATTAAGGGAAGGCTCGTACACTAA